The genomic interval cattgactaccgaggcctaaaccagatcacggtgaagaacaggtaccccctgcctttgatttcggaactgtttgatcgcatacggggggcaaaatttttttctaaactggacctgcggggggcctacaatctgattcggattcgtcgaggtgacgaatggaagactgcctttaatactcgtgatgggcactacaaatacttagttatgcccttcggcctgtgtaatgcccccgcagtatttcaagaatttgtcaatgacatttatcATGATCTtccttatgtttgtgttgtggtgtatctcgatgacattttgattttttccccagatccagtaactcatcagagtcatgtccgccaggtgttgctccgtctaagagagaatcgcctttataccaagttggagaagtgtgtttttgagaagaagtctctatccttcctgggctatattatctccgatcagggcctcaagatggacccccagaaggtaaaggctgtcctggagtggccacgcccccaaggcttaaggccataccgactgttcatccccaacttctcatctctgactgctcctatctccaccctcactaagaagggtatgaatgtcaAGATGTGGACTTTGGAGGCTgaagcctccattctgcaccatcctgatgtatccctagtccctagtgggactagtaaaaaagtaaaaaaaaagtttaataaagttaatttaaaaaaaaatgtgaataataaagaaaaacccactttttccccttacaaaatgctttactatcaaaaaacaaaaataaagtaaaaaagttacgcatatttggtatcgccgcgtccgtaacgaccccgactataaatctattacattatttaacccacacggtgaacgccgtaaaaaaattaataaaaaactatggaaaaattgctgttttctgtgaatcctgacttaaaaaaaatgtgataaaaagtgatcaaaaagtcgcatctactccaaaatggtaccaataaaagtcttcccgcaaaaataaagccctcatacaactgcatcggcggaacaataaaaaagttatggctcttcaaatatggagacacaaaaacaaatcattttgaaaaaaaagcgtttttactgtgtaaaagtagtaaaacatagaaaaacgatacaaatttggtatcgttgcaatcgtaacaacccactgaataaagttattgtgttatttatatcacacggtaaacggcgtagatttaagacgcgaaaaagagtggcaaaatttctattccccccccaaaaaaagttaataaaagttaatcaataaataatatgttcctcaaaatggtgctattaaaaaatataacttgtcccacaaaaaacaagaccttatacagctatgtcgacgcaaaaataaaaaagttatagctcttggaatgcgacgatggaaaaacttaaaaaatggcttggtcattaaggtttaaaataggctggtcattaaggggttaatcatttaCCATTCAGTAGAAAAATCTATAGTATAGAGTTAGTAATTATGTGAAGACATGtgtaaaagcccttttacactgggcaattatcggccagacgagcgttcatagaataataattgccctgtgtaaacagagcagcgatcaaaagatgaacaagcatctgctgatcgtatcattttaaaaaagtaaaacattatcgttgtcggcagcacttcttcctgtataaacagggagacatgctgccgatatgataataatgtatggggacgagcgatctcagtaacaagtgctcgtccacatacatagctcaatgtgataggagcaaacgtgcaccgatcaatgagctgtctcgttgatcggcgctcgttgcatagGTAAAATTTGGCCGGTGTAAGAGGCCCTTTAGGCCTTGAAAGTCTCAGTGAATAATTATTTTGAAGAATTATAACAGATTGAAGTTTTTACCTCAAGATAGGGTTTTCATGATTTAATGAGACTAAAGGTCTTATCTTCTCCAAACAATATTCCAGGTGCAAAATTAAGGAAGCCGAAACTCTAATTCCAATGGAGGAGGCTCAAGAGCATTTCCTTAAGCCATATATAGATATGCTTCCGTAGTTTATTTATGCAAGTAATATATTTAAATACTATAAAGTGACCTTTAATGTGATTGGTTAAGCTATCTCTGTAACTGGGCTTGAACTAATTCATATATGATTTGTATTGGTCTTCAAACTTGTATTGGCCTTTTGTGTATAAATAAACACAAGGCCTCAAGCTCTAGAGAAATGCGACCGTGTGATACTGATGAACTTCCCGTGTCTATGTCCTCTCTCCGATGCATCGTTATCTCAATTGAACTCCGAGGCTGGATTCTTAAGAGTACCTTTACCTCTCCGAAACCCAGGCTACTCCGACGACAATAGGTAGATTCCACAATCGAATGGCTTCTATACTAGTGTAGGATAGGATAGGAAGATCCGAGCTTTCATCTTCAGAGGGTATTGGGCCCATAGGTGTTATGGAATTGTaagttgagcgattccccaaaggctgctggagactgccgggagagagcgtgcaaataaaaccgcaaccttaaatccatcacaactctgatcgacagagtgtAAGGCTACTCTAAGATTTTCGCCAGAGCCGAAAGCAAagtgggatggtctttgctgtatagaacccaggttgtcttagcagagttcagtgttggattagaGGTGCAATACTGGCAAACCTTAACAGGAACCAGCCAgctagagggtaaacagaaagtctaaAACAGAGCAAGTGGAAATCCGGTACAGCAGAGGTCGAAACAAGCCGGCAGCAGATAATCAAActcggtaaacaaggggttaatgaATGATAAACCGAGTTCAGTtttcaagaagtccagaagtcagaagtacagggagtgtcagagcttgatcagaacaccagaagactaggaaaatcacaagcaatgaaCGGGTGGAGGAAGCagatataaatacaaccccacacctaattggcagaaatacagagaaaagagagaggctcaaagtaaaacagaaccgcccagaagctaaaaCAGAAGTCACagtgatcttaagggaacaggcgttttcctaacagtacccccctttctacGAGGGGCCCCCGGAGCCTTAAACCTCggcctaggtttcaaaggaaactttgAATGAAAAATTTTAACTAAACGATTAGCATGTACTGAATGGGCAGGAACCCAAGTTCcttcttctggcccataccccttccagtgcaccaagtactgtagagtacccctgacccttctagaaTTTACAATCCTCTGAACAtcaaactccatatctccttctacctgaactggaggaggaggtttcctGAGTGGATTACatggtggaatttttttttttaggagagatttgtgaaacACATCATGAATTCTAAAAGCCAGACGCAAAGACACAGGATTAATAATTTCAACAATTTCATAAAGACCATAAAACCTAGGGGAAACCTTATGAAAAGGCACTTTCAGTCGCAGATTTTcagtagaaagccacaccttttgacccacactaaACACGTGACCCACCGTACGTTTTTTgttagcatttttttcttttgaataacttgggagcccaaactgtgcacagtttatttgattcaacttgtacctcagggttatcactagaggaggtggaaaatgaaccaaaacaaGGGGggaaaccataattacagaaaaacggcgagGTTTAAAGAGACACAAGGTggcgattatttatagcaaacCCCGCTAAAGGAAGGTATGAGACCCATTCAACttggttatcagcaatataacacctattatatattgttccaaggtttgattaaaatGCTCGGTTTGACCATTGATCTCAGGGTGAAATGCCGGTGAgaaagataactgtacaccaagtttcttacagaaagctctgaagctagccacaaattgtacacctctgtcagagataatattttccggaataccatgcagacgaaccacttgatctataaataatttataaagtgttctggaatcagggagttgcggcaatggaatgaaatgacacattttactgaaacggtccacTACAACAcaaatgacagttttcccttcagtagaaggcaaatcggtgataaaatccatagacaggGGAGACCcaggtttctgtggaacagacaatggTCACCCATAGGACGAATTCGAGGAAGCTTAGGGTGAGCGCAGACATTGCAAGCAGAGACATATGAACTCATAACACGAGACAAAGACGGGCACCAATAGAGCCGCGAGACtaattttttagtaccagttatccctggatggccacacaaaacagaatcatagaactcattgagcaaacaaaatctgaaatgaggaggtacaaacaactaccccggcaggaatggtttgcagggcGAGTTTCTGACATTTTTTAATCTCAGAAGCAAGATCAGGTGaaattgcagaaaccactatcttcttagataaaataggttcaggaAGAATGTTGGGTACatgtgaggaacagaaacttcgAGATAATACATCAGCCCTGacgggtctgtaggttacaataaagtcaaacttggtaaagaacaaggcccacctaacctgtctgggattgagcgttttggctgattctaaaaaagtcaggtttttatggtcagtcagtacagtaatttgatgtctagccccctctagaaagaggcaccactcttcaaatgcccacttaatAGCAAAAAGCTCACAATTACCTATATCCAAATTTATTTCAGTGGAAGAATACTTCGAGAAAAAAATAACGCAGGGACGCAAATTAGTTAAAACGGAAGACCCTTAAGACAATACAGCCCAAACAGCTATTTATGTGTCTGCAAAAAatggaatacccaatattactTCAGAGGCCAAATACTCTAGAATAAAGTGATTtgttcagtatgcaaagtacccacttcctatgtaacaggcggagtagagaacttgaccgacccctGAGCGAGAGGAGTGTTATCAATAGCAGAGACTTTGACTGGGGTATTCAACTGAACAAGGGGGATAGCCAATCTTTTTGCAACCTGAAAATCTAAGAAATTAgccgcagaaccacaatctacaaaagcttgaccagaaatacaaacattattaaagggaatgtgtctttagaattattttttttcagttaaacaattagtatttgagtgattacacattgttttaaattatttttttttcacaagtcaggaaatattataaattagattctaatcactagagggagcagtacccaaaattgcagcatggtcactgtggtaaattaacctcattgatttatgctgcaaatttggggtggacacactctctctagtgtcgtcacacaatcccccctcccttcttctggctagtggcaggagaaggaggggtttgaaggtcttcaaacctcctacactgtgtgccaccattttctgagagactgcacagtgtaggaggattagatacagggctcagcagacagtatcacacgaacttaCACGAACAtagtacacacatcacatacacgaacataatacacacatcacatacatgaacaaaaaagggttagataatttcctagaacaaaaaaatattagctcctatgtgtagaaatttttccttcccttttcccttcccttggttgaacttgatggacatgtgtcttttttcagccgtactaactatgtaactatgtaacataatacacacatcacatacacgaacataacattacctgctcctgccgccgccgcctccactggtctacgctccttgcgccttcgcttcgttgaacatatggccggaagccgccatGAAAATGGcgacggatttcgctctacgaacaagcttcttttggactgtgtgggagcggcgcatgcgctgttcccacacagatggcgtacgcttctgtgaatggaacggctcccgttcgcattctctgtggggttgtatgtgccgtatagcatctctgtatgtgttgttacagagatgaaaaacaaaatggcagcccccatagagaaataaaagtgagaacacagtaaaaagtttaaagtcataaaactaataaatctattttttgtttatattttattaaaagcaatgtaataataattaaaaaaaaaattcatgacaccttccctttaaaccaTACATTAACAGGCAAAACACAAAAATGTGGGAGAACCTGACTGCCCAAATGGCATTCCCggggaccatctaggctctgaGGTTTTCCGGAGCTGGACGTTCTGGACActtggaacagttcttgagtaTATGACCAGCGTCCCCGCAATAGAAACACAGTCCCAGTGCGTTTCTCCGTACCTGAGAAGACATAGTGAAGCCCAACTGCATGGGTCCTTGTGCATCAGATGACGGGTTCTCAGCGCAGGGAAGGGAAGCAGCCATCATTGATCTTTAATTTCTGCGCTCACGTAGTCATTGGTCCAAAGGCACAACAAGGGTCAATTTATCCTCTAGAGTCAAGGGCGGAGGGTAATGGCATCGGAGTGCAGCATCATTCCATTGTGACGAAATAGCCCATCGTCTAAATTCTGAACAATATTCTTCGACAGGACGCAGTTCTTGCTGGAGAGATAGCAGATTGGTctcagccactgcagtgatatTTGGTTCCCCATAAATTAAACCTAGGGACGCAAAGAAGGtctccacagaaaaaagttcagaGGCAACAGGTCTCAATGAAAAGGCCCAGGCTTGAGGATCACTCTATAAAAGTGAAATGATGATACCCACTCGCTGTTGCTCAGTACCAGAGGAGATCGTTTCAAACTAAGACCTATCAGGTAAGTTCATCTTGGGTTCCATCGGATTTGTGACTGGAACGACTGCTTGGGCCTGCATAGTTTCATGTCGTTGGAACCTCACGGCCAGACCTTGTACTAGCAGTACAAGTCAGATCGTCATCTGATCCATCAGGGCTTGCATAGGTTCCATAGTGAAAGGATAATATaaataggcttgtgattatgttatggaattgcaagttgagcgattccccaaaggctgctggagactgccgggagGGAGCttgcaaataaaaccgcaacctcaaatccgtcacaactctgatcgacagagtctaaggctactctaagtttTTTGCCAGAGTCGAACggcaaggtgggatggtctttgctgaGGTAACGGGATCATTTTACTGTCATATCTCACTGAACACTGATTATTATACCACACATCTCCACATAAACTCCAGGACTTGTTATTACCTCCAATGTATGACTGACACCCCCTCCTGTCTATACTGGGGTAACACATCCCGACCCTCCACCAATGTGATCCACTGATCTCAACATCCCAGTAATGTCGCCCTGAGGAAAATCTCCTGCCGCTTATCACCTGATTATAATCCCGGAATCTCTCCGCTGTTTCTGGATGATTCTGGATTATATTTGTACTGGCTGCAGTTTTCAGGTCGTCTGATATAAGGATATAATTACCAGCTGTGTTTACATCCAGTAATATGTCTGCAGGACCCTCCCCATAGATTAGATTTATACCTCGTATTATATTAGATAATGTGTGTGATATTTGCGAGAACCACTCCACACCCTGATCACCCCCATCATGTCCCCCCGTGTCCTCATCACCTCCCCCCTCCTCAGGACCATACAAGTCATCGGTGTCCTCATCACCTCCCCCCTCCTCTGGATCATACAAGTCACCTGTGTCCTCATCCCCTTCCCCCTCCTCAGGATCACACAAGTCACTTGTGTCCTCATCCCCTCCCCCCTCCTCAGGACCATACAAGTCATCGGTGTCCACATCACCTCCCCCCTCAGGATCATACAAGTCACCTGTGTCCtcatcccctcccctctcctcagGATCACACAAGTCACCTGTGTCTGGTCCCTGTAGGACAGTCAGTGGATCAGTCATGTTACACAGCTCCTCAATGACCCTCATCTTCCTGGACAGCTCGTCCTTCTCTATTTCCAGCTTCTGGATCACATCGGTCAGTGACAGTGACACCTGTTCTTCCTGCCTGGAGATCTCACTCCGGACCCTCTTCTCCAGGATGTCCAACCGTCTCCTGATGTCTATAAACAGGGCAGTGACTTTCTCTTcttctcctgctgctttgttttgagcttttctcCTGCGCTCCTCCAAATTCTGGACTCTTTCCTCAGTCTTCTCTTTCTTTGTGTTTAgtttctgcagaacatttctcagcttcttcttcctctttataGATGCTTCTTGCAGCTTCTCCACCCGATGACCCCGATGTTCTTCTGCTGAACAATAAACACAGAtacaagcagcgtcctcagggcagTAATATTCCAGGATCTTCTTATGGACGGAACATTTTCTGTTCTCCAGGGAAGTGCTGGGTTCAGTTAGGACGTGTTCTGCTGCTTTGCTGTGAACTTTCATGTGATTATCGCACAGAGAAGCTTCACACAGCAGACAGGATTTAACAGCAGGTACAGGAGCGTGAATACAGTAAGTGCAGCAGATCCCGGTGATCTCCTCCTGACGTGGCTGAGTTGACAGGAAACGTTCTGCTACATTATGTAGATTTATGTTCCTCTGCAGTGCAGGCCGCTCCTGAAACTCTTCTCTACATTCAGGACAGGAATAAACTCCAGACCCGTCCTGTGTATTCAGGACCTGATCAATACAGACCCGGCAGAAGTTGTGTCCACATCTCAGGGTTACAGGATCTGTAAAAATGCTCAGACAGATGGAGCAGAACAGCTCGTCTCTCAGGTCAGCGGATGCCATGGCTTCAGGATTTATGAGAAAGGAAACTGAAAGTGTATTTTATAGGGCGTGTTCCAGCACATATGACATGGGATCTCAGGCGCTGGACCCTCATAATAAACATAACATCAATAATAAGTATAGCTAAAGACAAGGGATAAATGTGGATAAATAAGGCAgcagtatttatttatgggttacCTATAACAataacataaatatatatttaactcATAAAATACCATATTATTAAATCATAAATAACCAAATAGTCCAACCCATATTTAAATGGGCGACAACCCCACGAAAAGTTACCAccactatcttttttttttgttgggagGATGGGTGCTGCATACAATACTTTGGTCCAATTCTCACGCAATActcgcccattcaagtcaataggTTTGTGAAAAAAATCAGACAGCACATGCACGAGTGCGgcctgtttttcacaaatacagttaggtccagaattatttggacacaagttttggcactttagctgtttaccaaaacatattgaatacacagttatataatcaatatgggcttaaagtgcagactctcagctttaatatgatggtattcacatcctaatttgaggaagagtttaggaattgcagctctttaatatgtagctgcctcttttttaagggaccaaaggtaattggagaattatctcaaaagctgtttaatgggctgcatgagctattccctcgttaatccatcatcaattaagcaggtaaaaggtctggagttgattccaggtgtggcatttgcatttggaatctgttgctgtgaacccacaacatgaggtcaaaggagctctcaatgcaagtgaaacagaccatcattagacTGAAAAATatcaagaaatccatcagagagagagcacaaattttaggagtggccaaatcaacagtttggtacattcttgaaaaaaaaaagggcactggtgatcttgtgaactccaaaaggcctggacgttcacggaagacaacagtggtggatgatcgcagaaccctttgcatggtgaagaaaaaccccttcacaacatctacacaagtgaagaacactctcctggaagtaggtgtatcagtatctaagtctaccataaagagaagacttcatgagagcaaatacagagggttcaccacaaggtgcaaaccattaatcagcctccaaaatagaaaggccagattagactttgccaaacaacatctaaaaaagctgcccagttctggaacagcatgaaactaagatcaacctgtaccagaatgatgggaggaggaaagtatggagaaggcttggaacggcgcaTGATCCAAAGCAAACCACATCCTGTGTAAAACACGGTggaggcagtatgatggcatgCAGTGGCGCAGCTAAAGGGGTCGCAATGGACGCAGTTGGAACCGGGCCCCCGTTGCAACACAGCACTGGCCgcacttccaactgtatttgcgtcttcAGCACGCAGGTATAgttagttcaatgctggagcaaggagccggtgattccactaggagaagtccctgacttcactgtccatatatggacagtgacgtcaggagagagGTCCCCTACTCctcaagcggaatccccggcgctgtggccggtgattcccgctctaggagaagtccctgacttcgctgtccatatatggacagcgaagtcagggacttctcttggatcggaatcaccggccacagcgccaggGATTCCAGTTCAGAAGtcgctgatgtcaatgtccatatatggacagtgaagtcagggacttctcctagagcgTAATCACCGGCCACAGTGCCGGGGATTTCGCTACAGGAGTAGGGGAGCGCtctcctgaggtcactgtccatatatggtcagtgaagtcaggtgtaacgtctatggccacggtccgtcgttcggtcgttaatcTCGACGACCGTGGCCATGGACTTCTTACCTCGCTGCAGCGTCGTCCTACTGTGAGGCGCCGACACTCACTTCGGGTGTCTCCGGCGCGCGCGCGCccacgaccttaaagggccagtgcgcacatttttgcaggaagtctgcaatctagcccaggatgccctgggctataaaaagggctctgtcctctaGCTCTTTGCCAgaacgttgttcgttacccattgtttgtcgtgcttatggtctcccagtgtcttccagtttcccagtgtaccttgctcctttaTCCCATACCCTGGTTCAGTGCTacctagttctagtgccgtgctgtgctattgccgtgctgtgctacagtctacgcttgatctgctacgcctcacctgatgaCTTCCCgctgcctggtcctggacgtgcctgcctcgctactgcctacgattgcctcaggtaccctcgctgaactaattgaactctgtacttacctgtttagccagctgccatcccgctacacggtacggcccagtgggtccacaccccacatcgtgacagtacgctctggccatggactccgctggtcaattcaagggcttggcatTCTccgaagccatgcaggcggatctgctggatctccgagctaggcaggatcagctcctcgtggcagtggactctatggtgcagcagctagggacgctagttgcttctcttcctgcctctatgcaagtccttcaagTCGATCCTcttgttattcctcctggcagttcctgtccggatcctcagttctcgctgccattgccctctcagttcgatggagacgccagtgcttgtcgggggtttctgaaccaatgccatattcaTTTTACCCAGCACTCtcgagcatttccgtcagatggagccaagatccgtcagggacccgagacccgagattTTCAGGAGTTTGtgcgaatattccgaactgtttttgaggagcctgggcgagtctcatcggcagccactgccatcttcaaccttcgccaagaggacacctctgtgggcgagtatacgATCTAGTtctggactctggcaggagagctatcctggaacaatgaggccttcgtggcatcctattggcatggcctgtcatccgagatcaaggatgaactggctgctcgagacctgccttccgccttggacgacttgattctgcttgccactcgggtggacataaggctgagggaaagaTCTCACGAAGTTCGTCAGGAgcgactttgcttatattgcggcctcgctggccatgtcgtgcatctgtgtcctcacaagccaaaaaaccccagcgcctaggtttggttggagagacaaccctgggcgtcaacacattgaatcaagaactctcttccaaactattcattcccataaccatcattgctggtgaGAGGTCCCATCAGATCTCCGCATATCTGAACTTCgtctgccaggaccttgtggatctcctacagttgcctactatcccgcttgaaaggccgctgatcgttgcctcggtggatggactgccattgccggacccagttgtgtccgtaaccaagccgttgagactccaagttcatgctgaactcatctccctgttcgtcctgtctAAGGCCGTCAACACCGTGCTGTTGagtttgccttggcttcgtctgcacgcacccgtcctggattggaactctggagaggtccacCAGTGGGgctcgaagtgtcttgaccgctgtctgcgcCATATCCAGTCACCACAGCCTGGCCCTCTTCAGactttgacagggttgccttcttgtttctccatgttctacgatgtcttcaataaaaaggaggctgagaccttgccgccacaccgggcatatgactgtccgatcgacctggttcctgaatcgtctcctcctcatggtagagtgtaccccctctccctgccagagacccagtccatgtcggcctacattaaggagaacctggagaggggtttcattcgtaaatcctcatccccggccggagcggggttcttctttgttaaaaagaaagatggatcgttacgacctagcattgactaccgaggcctaaaccagatcacggtgaagaacaggtaccccctgcctttgatttcggaactgtttgatcgcatacggggggcaaaatttttttctaaactggacctgcggggggcctacaatctg from Rhinoderma darwinii isolate aRhiDar2 chromosome 3, aRhiDar2.hap1, whole genome shotgun sequence carries:
- the LOC142748542 gene encoding E3 ubiquitin/ISG15 ligase TRIM25-like, which produces MASADLRDELFCSICLSIFTDPVTLRCGHNFCRVCIDQVLNTQDGSGVYSCPECREEFQERPALQRNINLHNVAERFLSTQPRQEEITGICCTYCIHAPVPAVKSCLLCEASLCDNHMKVHSKAAEHVLTEPSTSLENRKCSVHKKILEYYCPEDAACICVYCSAEEHRGHRVEKLQEASIKRKKKLRNVLQKLNTKKEKTEERVQNLEERRRKAQNKAAGEEEKVTALFIDIRRRLDILEKRVRSEISRQEEQVSLSLTDVIQKLEIEKDELSRKMRVIEELCNMTDPLTVLQGPDTGDLCDPEERGGDEDTGDLYDPEGGGDVDTDDLYGPEEGGGDEDTSDLCDPEEGEGDEDTGDLYDPEEGGGDEDTDDLYGPEEGGGDEDTGGHDGGDQGVEWFSQISHTLSNIIRGINLIYGEGPADILLDVNTAGNYILISDDLKTAASTNIIQNHPETAERFRDYNQVISGRRFSSGRHYWDVEISGSHWWRVGMCYPSIDRRGCQSYIGGNNKSWSLCGDVWYNNQCSVRYDSKMIPLPQQRPSHLAVRLWQKT